A portion of the Maylandia zebra isolate NMK-2024a linkage group LG9, Mzebra_GT3a, whole genome shotgun sequence genome contains these proteins:
- the LOC106676164 gene encoding uncharacterized protein LOC106676164 → MASTLMLLLQLLLVSLVSASHYFGGTTTYTYKGRNPDGSFNVQIRDRDTYDGYYDTLYWYCSSGYCGYTSTSQRGRLDSSTSAPLYNRQWCEAETVTTRVVPSNRPFEMRAASCCWIYRRDNNYDWYLNTLVDLGERSDTGKPNRAPEVAILPFLRVPENCPRTYKLMSFDPDGDKVRCRYGNPGSAECYGCTQHSGFHLDQDSCTLHYQYTDADPRVNAFELVVEDFPQGHISLRYSDGSQSSRSPLSAPTTTTAAPWWWWGSTTAAPTTTSWWWWTTTAAPTTTTTAAPTTTTAAPTTTTAVPTTTTAAPTTTTAAPTTTTAVPTTTTTAAPTTTTAAPTTTTAAPTTTTAVPTTTTAAPTTTTAAPTTTTAAPTTTPWWWTTGRPLQATSPPLSKLPLQFSFVVDPPAPSCQEGLYLPQFVHPTPAHGQRIHAEVNKEVEIRIKAQASYAAIQDIIMSGPMNMTKHRTTHNEFVLRWTPFSSDLGDYFPVCFAVESATGSAVTSFPGNTHSHNHGTPTSQSGVYQSEMRCVILKVGTEEIKTNVICTESEMRVEVEKSSLRGLREDHLRLSEPSNTLCSLERYSNSTHIIGVIPLNACGTQIEEDEEHLIFKNEITTVDDSGALITRKHNLEVEFYCQYPKKGNVSLGFTAHRTIVEVFDKGFGTFTYQFEFYPNNQFRSIIDPSSYPLEYDVGQKIYMEIDASSIVNDTEMFVESCRASPYDNPNSQPTYSIIEDGCPVDPTVMIHETDNKRQFRFCIEAFKFIGLHDQVYISCSVMMCEAGNPNSRCSQGCINSNNHHHSHRRKRDSAIQTAAHFVSQGPLRLKRSADTSMSAGNNLNLNLVFIAGCLLAAVAMICGVLLYRAKMSKVKYQRLASSEN, encoded by the exons ATGGCGTCCACACTGATGCTCCTGCTTCAGCTGCTCCTGGTCTCACTGGTGTCTGCTTCTCATTACTTTGGGGGAACCACGACCTACACCTACAAAGGAAGAAACCCTGATGGCTCTTTTAAT GTTCAAATTCGGGACAGGGACACCTATGATGGATATTACGACACCCTCTACTGGTATTGTTCCAGTGGATACTGTGGCTACACCTCCACAAGTCAGAGAGGCAGACTGGACAGCAGCACCAGTGCTCCACTCTATAACAGACAATGGTGTGAAGCTGAAACCGTCACCACGCGGGTCGTCCCGAGCAACAGACCTTTTGAAATGCG GGCAGCGAGCTGCTGCTGGATATACAGACGTGACAACAATTATGATTGGTACTTGAACACTCTTGTGGATTTGGGAGAAAGATCCGACACTGGAAAACCAAACAGAGCACCAGAAGTTGCCATCCTACCTTTCCTCAG AGTTCCTGAAAACtgcccacggacatacaagctGATGTCCTTTGATCCTGATGGAGACAAAGTCAGATGCAGATATGGAAATCCAGGAAGTGCAGAGTGCTACGGCTGCACCCAACATTCAGGCTTCCACTTAGACCAG GACTCCTGCACGTTACATTACCAATACACTGATGCTGACCCCAGGGTGAATGCATTTGAGTTGGTGGTGGAGGATTTCCCACAAGGACACATCAGTCTGAGATACTCCGATGGATCCCAGTCCTCCAGGTCTCCTCTGTCTGCTCCTACTACAACTACAGCTGCAccatggtggtggtgggggtcaACGACAGCTGCCCCCACTACCACATCATGGTGGTGGTggacaactacagctgcccccaCTACAACTACAACAGCCGCTCCTACTACAACTACAGCTGCACCCACTACAACTACAGCTGTGCCCactacaactacagctgcccccaCTACAACTACAGCTGCACCCACTACAACTACAGCTGTGCCCACTACAACTACAACAGCCGCTCCTactacaactacagctgcccccaCTACAACTACAGCTGCACCCACTACAACTACAGCTGTGCCCactacaactacagctgcccccactacaactacagctgcccccactacaactacagctgcccccaCTACCACACCATGGTGGTGGACTACGGGCAGACCGCTGCAGGCGACCTCTCCTCCCCTCAGTAAACTACCGTTGCAGTTCTCTTTCGTTG TGGATCCACCTGCTCCTTCATGCCAGGAGGGACTATACTTGCCCCAGTTTGTGCACCCAACACCTGCACACGGACAGCGCATTCATGCAGAGGTCAACAAAGAGGTGGAGATCAGAATCAAAGCACAGGCTTCATATGCAGC AATACAAGATATCATCATGAGCGGGCCAATGAATATGACCAAGCACAGAACCACACATAATGAGTTTGTGCTTCGGTGGACGCCGTTCTCCAGCGATCTGGGAGATTATTTCCCAGTGTGCTTTGCTGTTGAATCGGCGACAGG GTCAGCAGTGACCAGTTTTCCAGGCAATACCCACTCTCATAACCACGGCACCCCGACTTCACA GTCCGGCGTCTATCAGTCCGAGATGAGGTGTGTCATCTTGAAAGTTGGAACAGAGGAAA TTAAAACCAACGTGATCTGCACTGAGTCTGAAATGAGAGTCGAGGTGGAGAAATCGTCCCTCCGTGGACTCCGTGAGGATCACCTGCGTCTCAGTGAGCCCAGCAACACCCTCTGCAGCCTGGAGAGATACTCCAACAGCACTCACATCATCGGCGTCATCCCTCTCAATGCTTGTGGCACTCAGATCGAG GAAGACGAGGAACATCTCATTTTTAAGAATGAAATCACCACAGTGGATGACAGCGGAGCTCTGATCACCAGGAAACATAACCTGGAAGTAGAGTTCTACTGTCAGTACCCCAAAAAGGGGAACGTGTCACTGGGCTTCACAGCACACAGGACGATTGTGGAAGTGTTTGATAAAGGCTTCGGCACGTTCACCTACCAGTTTGAGTTTTACCCCAACAACCAGTTCAGAAGCATCATTGATCCCAGTTCGTACCCTCTGGAGTACGACGTAGGGCAGAAGATTTACATGGAGATAGATGCGTCCTCCATAGTCAACGACACCGAGATGTTTGTGGAGTCCTGCAGAGCCTCGCCGTACGACAACCCCAATTCCCAGCCAACCTACTCCATCATTGAAGACGG GTGCCCCGTGGACCCAACTGTGATGATCCATGAGACCGACAACAAGAGACAGTTTAGATTCTGCATCGAGGCCTTCAAGTTCATCGGTTTGCACGATCAG GTATACATCAGCTGTTCAGTAATGATGTGTGAAGCAGGGAATCCCAACAGCAGGTGCTCACAGGGATGCATCAACTCAAACAATCACCACCACTCCCACCGCCGAAAGAGGGACTCTGCCATCCAGACTGCAGCGCACTTCGTTTCCCAGGGTCCTCTGCGCTTGAAGAGGTCAGCAGACACCAGCATGAGTGCAG GGAACAACCTGAACCTGAACCTGGTCTTCATCGCTGGATGTCTTCTTGCTGCTGTTGCCATGATCTGTGGAGTGCTCCTGTACAGGGCCAAAATGTCAAAGGTCAAATACCAGCGTTTGGCCTCGAGTGAAAATTAA